From one Treponema denticola genomic stretch:
- a CDS encoding ATP-binding protein, giving the protein MDFSRKLPIGVQSFEVMRNDKFMYVDKTEYVFRLAHSNRIYFLSRPRRFGKSLFLSTLKNYFLGKKELFKGLYIESAEEKRAISEGSEPWIEYPVLYLDFNTGNYRNEEELYIGINLNLCRWEDIYGRLEAEQSLATRFEGIIRRAYQKTGRQVVLLVDEYDKPLLQTIGQDQVLSDKYRNMLKAFYSVLKTCDQYIRFAFLTGVTKFSKVSIFSDLNNLQDLSLLKEYDTICGISQKELETYFAPEIKILSETEDLKYEECLSLLKKRYDGYCFSANGNTVYNPFSILSVFSAKELKNFWFTTGTPTFLVDYLKDAYYNIPDLDGNIEMTETGLDAYRVETGAPIPILFQTGYLTIKEYIRSGGIYRLGFPNDEVRYAFLENLIPAYTSLGLDEAGVSVWRFAEDICKGNVESFMERLRAILAGVPYDNLSADKTSLREQNYQTAVYLIFKLMGQFVLTEIHCSRGRADCIVETKDTVYIFEFKLSAAGKVNDALTQIREKGYAEPYAASGKKIKLIGCEFDEGRRTIGNWLMEEF; this is encoded by the coding sequence ATGGATTTTTCAAGAAAGCTGCCTATAGGCGTTCAAAGTTTTGAGGTTATGCGGAATGATAAGTTCATGTACGTAGATAAGACGGAATATGTATTCCGCCTTGCTCATTCAAACCGCATTTACTTTTTAAGCCGTCCGCGCCGCTTCGGGAAAAGCCTTTTTCTTTCTACGCTAAAAAATTATTTTTTAGGAAAAAAAGAGCTTTTTAAGGGGCTTTATATCGAGTCAGCCGAAGAAAAAAGAGCAATTTCTGAAGGCTCTGAACCATGGATTGAATATCCTGTTCTTTATTTGGATTTTAATACGGGAAACTACCGGAATGAAGAAGAATTATATATCGGTATAAATCTGAATTTGTGCCGATGGGAAGATATTTATGGACGATTGGAGGCTGAACAGAGTCTTGCAACCCGTTTTGAAGGGATAATACGCCGTGCATATCAAAAGACCGGAAGACAGGTTGTACTCCTAGTTGATGAATATGACAAGCCTCTTTTACAGACTATAGGACAGGATCAGGTTCTTAGCGATAAATACCGCAATATGCTTAAAGCCTTTTACTCCGTATTAAAAACTTGTGATCAATATATAAGATTTGCCTTTTTAACGGGTGTTACAAAATTCAGTAAGGTAAGTATTTTCAGTGATTTAAATAATCTACAGGATTTAAGTCTCTTAAAAGAATACGATACTATATGCGGTATAAGCCAGAAAGAGCTTGAAACTTATTTTGCACCCGAAATAAAAATTTTAAGCGAAACTGAGGATCTGAAATATGAGGAGTGTTTATCTCTTTTAAAAAAACGTTATGACGGATATTGTTTTAGTGCCAACGGCAATACGGTTTATAATCCCTTTAGTATTTTGAGTGTTTTTTCTGCAAAGGAGCTTAAAAACTTTTGGTTTACTACGGGAACTCCCACATTTTTGGTAGATTATTTAAAAGATGCCTATTATAATATTCCCGATTTAGACGGAAATATTGAAATGACAGAAACAGGTCTTGATGCCTACAGGGTAGAAACAGGAGCCCCCATACCGATTCTTTTTCAGACCGGATATTTGACTATTAAGGAATATATCCGCAGCGGAGGAATTTATCGATTGGGCTTTCCAAATGATGAAGTGCGTTACGCTTTTTTGGAAAATCTTATTCCCGCTTATACTTCTTTAGGCCTTGATGAAGCCGGTGTCTCCGTTTGGCGTTTTGCTGAAGATATATGCAAGGGCAATGTTGAAAGTTTTATGGAAAGACTGCGTGCTATATTGGCAGGAGTTCCTTATGATAACTTGTCTGCCGATAAAACTTCTTTACGTGAACAAAACTATCAGACGGCCGTCTACCTTATATTCAAGCTGATGGGACAATTTGTATTGACCGAAATTCATTGCTCAAGGGGAAGGGCTGATTGCATTGTAGAAACAAAGGATACGGTTTATATCTTTGAGTTTAAGTTGAGTGCTGCCGGAAAGGTTAATGATGCCCTTACTCAAATACGGGAAAAAGGCTATGCAGAGCCTTATGCAGCAAGCGGTAAAAAAATAAAACTTATCGGCTGCGAATTTGATGAAGGCCGGAGGACTATCGGTAATTGGCTGATGGAAGAATTTTAA
- the purH gene encoding bifunctional phosphoribosylaminoimidazolecarboxamide formyltransferase/IMP cyclohydrolase — MGLVLASVSDKTGLKDFASRLKAAGYDFIASGGTAKALQEAGIKVKEVSEYTSSPEILGGRVKTLHPMIHGGILARDTEEDRAELKSLGFSGIDIVIANLYPFEKTINSPDSTESDCIENIDIGGVALLRAAAKNYSRVTIICDPDDYDEVSSEIEKTGEIPLSLRKRLAIKAFDLCTRYDAAITSWLSGLSRLSEGMEEKTSLTLCAYPGQDLRYGENPHQKAWLYTNEPKAGPLGGKVLQGKALSYNNILDADAAWRAVSMFTKPAAVVVKHLTPCGLAEINEEPLKNSSSVSPNSEVSLALRAAIDCDPVSAFGSIIALNRPFDKSSAEALGTLFVECIIAPLFTEEAKELLSGKKNLRLIEAPILQEKEAYEYKSVLGGFLKQEKDLGDPESTEYKDAAERKAEPLERAILQFAMKACTMVKSNAILLAAPIDLSNPQKGFCSVGIGCGQPNRVDAARQAIERAGERVKNSVLASDAFFPFPDTIEEAAKAGIKAVIQPGGSIRDDLSIEECNKRGMAMLITGVRHFKH; from the coding sequence ATGGGATTGGTATTGGCATCGGTTTCCGATAAGACTGGTTTAAAGGATTTTGCATCCCGCTTAAAAGCGGCAGGTTATGATTTTATTGCCTCAGGAGGAACGGCTAAGGCCTTACAAGAGGCCGGTATTAAAGTAAAAGAAGTTTCGGAATACACATCTTCTCCTGAAATTTTAGGCGGGAGGGTTAAAACTCTTCACCCTATGATTCATGGCGGGATTTTAGCCCGAGATACCGAAGAGGATAGGGCAGAGCTAAAATCGCTCGGCTTTAGCGGCATAGACATTGTTATAGCCAACCTATACCCCTTTGAAAAAACTATTAATTCCCCCGATTCAACTGAAAGCGATTGTATCGAAAACATAGACATAGGCGGTGTAGCTCTTTTAAGGGCTGCTGCAAAAAACTATTCCCGTGTTACAATTATCTGCGACCCGGACGATTATGACGAAGTTTCTTCCGAAATTGAAAAGACGGGAGAGATTCCTCTTTCCTTACGCAAAAGGTTGGCAATAAAGGCCTTTGACCTTTGTACCCGCTACGATGCTGCAATAACTTCTTGGCTTAGCGGGCTAAGCCGGCTTAGCGAAGGTATGGAAGAAAAAACCTCTCTTACCCTGTGTGCTTATCCCGGGCAGGATTTGCGTTACGGGGAAAATCCTCATCAAAAGGCTTGGCTTTATACAAACGAGCCTAAGGCCGGCCCCTTGGGAGGAAAGGTCTTACAGGGAAAGGCTCTTTCCTATAACAATATCCTCGATGCAGACGCTGCATGGAGGGCTGTTTCTATGTTTACAAAACCTGCGGCCGTTGTGGTAAAACACCTTACCCCCTGCGGCCTTGCCGAAATAAATGAAGAACCTTTAAAAAATTCTTCCTCCGTTTCCCCTAATTCGGAAGTTTCTCTTGCTTTAAGGGCAGCCATCGATTGCGATCCCGTTTCGGCCTTTGGAAGTATAATCGCCTTAAACCGTCCCTTCGATAAATCTTCGGCTGAAGCCCTTGGAACCTTATTTGTTGAGTGCATCATAGCCCCTCTTTTTACTGAAGAAGCAAAAGAACTTTTATCCGGCAAAAAAAACTTACGCTTAATCGAAGCTCCCATTCTTCAAGAAAAAGAAGCGTATGAATATAAGTCTGTCTTGGGCGGCTTTTTAAAGCAAGAAAAAGACTTGGGAGACCCCGAAAGTACGGAATATAAAGACGCAGCGGAAAGAAAGGCTGAGCCTTTAGAAAGGGCTATTTTACAATTTGCTATGAAGGCCTGTACTATGGTTAAATCCAATGCCATTTTGCTCGCTGCCCCGATAGATTTGTCAAATCCCCAAAAAGGTTTTTGTTCCGTCGGCATAGGCTGCGGTCAGCCCAACAGGGTAGATGCAGCCCGCCAAGCCATCGAAAGAGCCGGTGAAAGAGTTAAAAACTCTGTCCTAGCTTCCGATGCTTTTTTCCCCTTTCCCGACACAATCGAGGAAGCGGCAAAGGCCGGCATAAAAGCCGTAATCCAGCCAGGGGGCTCAATCCGTGATGACTTAAGCATCGAAGAATGTAACAAACGCGGAATGGCCATGCTGATAACGGGCGTAAGGCATTTTAAGCATTAG
- the secA gene encoding preprotein translocase subunit SecA, producing the protein MLDSIIKILFGSKHERDIKAMLPILHKINEKEAWALSLSEEEFKAKTNEFRERYQKGESLDSFIPEAFALAREAARRILGERPYDVQILGSLVLHSGKIVEMKTGEGKTLMSVAAAYLNSLTGKGVHIVTVNDYLAERDADWMRPVYSYLGVSVGVILSNMENDARRIEYNCDITYGTNNEFGFDYLRDNMQMRLKDKTQREFSFAIVDEIDSILIDEARTPLIISGAAEDDTMRFFEVDRLIGQLKEVEKNPETGEYPNELEGEEVIGDYTIDEKSKRVSFTDSGMLHIQDILQRQGLIKSGNLFDEENFEYIHYFTQSVRAHVLFHIDVDYVIQDGQVQIVDEFTGRVLEGRRYSDGLHQAIEAKEHIKIAQRNRTLATITFQNFFRMYDKLSGMTGTADTEAVEFTKIYNLDVVVIPTNLPVARKDEHDVIYLNENDKFEALCTEISEAYKRGQPVLVGTVSIEKSELISKLLTKRGVRHEVLNAKNHEREALIIAEAGAKGSVTIATNMAGRGTDIKLGGSPEMRAKKRTGTNPNPDYYEKVLAEEYAKWQSDYNEVKELGGLYVIGTERHESRRIDNQLRGRSGRQGDPGRSKFFLSLDDDLMRLFGGENLKNVMSKIGMRAGEPIEHPWINKSIEKAQTKVENRNFDIRKHLLEYDDVLNEQRSFIYEQRNAILADENLIERIYATLEEFISEKFDEYSSSSKAEKEERARLIKDIFREKFAYTLTEEDFANIDKKNHEEEINEFVEHFTKELKEKEALAGKENLNMFIRYQYLQAIDKKWLDHLENLESLREAVYLRSYGQKNPLTEYKLEGFDIFYSMLDDIRIEIASRLVRVQISTEEEAHASRQMRSIQGNAQHNSMGSFSGAGQGMGPTALSSRSRPENAQVVRTVPKVGRNDPCPCGSGKKYKHCCGKNG; encoded by the coding sequence ATGTTAGATTCTATAATTAAAATTCTTTTCGGTTCAAAGCATGAGCGGGATATTAAGGCCATGCTTCCGATTTTACACAAGATAAACGAAAAAGAGGCTTGGGCTCTTTCTCTTTCCGAGGAGGAGTTTAAGGCAAAAACAAATGAGTTTAGGGAACGCTATCAAAAAGGGGAATCCTTGGATTCTTTTATCCCCGAAGCCTTTGCCCTTGCACGGGAAGCTGCCAGACGTATCTTGGGAGAGCGTCCCTACGATGTTCAGATTTTAGGCTCCCTTGTTCTCCATTCCGGTAAGATTGTTGAAATGAAAACGGGTGAAGGTAAGACCCTTATGAGCGTTGCCGCCGCCTACTTAAACAGCCTTACGGGGAAGGGTGTTCATATTGTAACTGTAAACGATTACCTTGCAGAACGGGATGCCGATTGGATGAGACCCGTTTATTCTTATCTGGGTGTAAGTGTCGGTGTCATTCTTTCCAATATGGAAAACGATGCCCGCCGTATAGAATATAACTGCGATATAACCTACGGTACCAATAACGAGTTCGGCTTTGATTACCTCCGCGACAATATGCAGATGAGGCTCAAGGACAAGACCCAAAGAGAATTTTCTTTTGCAATAGTAGACGAAATCGACTCTATCTTGATAGATGAGGCTAGAACTCCTTTGATTATTTCGGGGGCTGCCGAAGACGATACAATGCGCTTTTTTGAAGTTGACCGCCTCATAGGTCAATTAAAAGAAGTCGAAAAAAATCCCGAGACTGGCGAATATCCGAATGAGCTTGAGGGAGAAGAAGTTATCGGAGACTATACGATAGACGAAAAGAGCAAGAGAGTTTCTTTTACCGATTCAGGTATGCTCCACATTCAGGATATCCTTCAAAGGCAGGGACTTATCAAAAGCGGAAACCTCTTTGATGAAGAAAACTTTGAATATATTCACTATTTTACCCAATCGGTAAGGGCTCATGTTCTTTTCCATATTGATGTGGACTATGTTATTCAGGACGGTCAGGTACAGATAGTAGACGAGTTCACAGGCCGTGTTTTAGAGGGCCGCCGTTATTCGGACGGGCTCCATCAGGCTATTGAAGCTAAGGAGCATATTAAAATCGCTCAAAGGAACAGAACCCTTGCAACCATTACCTTCCAAAACTTTTTTAGAATGTACGATAAACTTTCCGGCATGACCGGTACGGCAGATACGGAAGCCGTAGAGTTTACAAAGATTTATAACTTGGATGTTGTCGTTATCCCGACAAACCTCCCCGTTGCCCGAAAAGATGAACACGATGTAATCTACCTAAACGAAAACGATAAATTTGAAGCCCTTTGTACCGAAATAAGCGAGGCTTATAAGAGGGGTCAGCCCGTCCTCGTAGGTACGGTTTCTATCGAAAAATCCGAGCTTATTTCAAAACTTTTAACAAAGAGAGGTGTAAGACACGAGGTTTTAAACGCTAAAAATCACGAGAGGGAAGCTCTTATAATTGCAGAAGCCGGAGCAAAGGGTTCCGTTACCATAGCCACCAATATGGCGGGACGAGGTACGGATATTAAGCTGGGAGGAAGTCCCGAAATGAGGGCTAAAAAACGCACGGGCACAAATCCTAATCCCGATTATTATGAAAAAGTTCTTGCCGAAGAATATGCAAAATGGCAAAGCGACTATAATGAGGTAAAAGAACTAGGAGGCCTTTATGTAATAGGTACGGAGCGTCATGAAAGCCGCCGAATCGATAATCAGCTTCGAGGCCGTTCAGGCCGTCAAGGAGATCCGGGACGCTCCAAATTCTTCCTTTCCCTCGATGATGACCTGATGAGGCTTTTCGGAGGCGAAAACTTAAAAAATGTTATGTCCAAGATAGGAATGAGGGCAGGGGAGCCCATCGAGCACCCTTGGATAAACAAGAGCATCGAAAAGGCTCAGACAAAGGTAGAAAACCGCAACTTCGATATTCGAAAACATTTGTTGGAATATGACGATGTACTGAACGAACAGCGCTCCTTTATCTATGAGCAGCGAAATGCAATCCTTGCAGACGAAAATCTTATCGAGCGTATTTACGCAACCCTCGAAGAATTTATAAGCGAAAAATTCGATGAGTATAGTTCAAGCTCAAAGGCCGAAAAAGAAGAAAGAGCCCGTCTTATAAAAGATATCTTTAGAGAAAAGTTTGCCTATACTCTGACCGAAGAAGATTTTGCAAACATCGATAAAAAGAATCATGAAGAAGAGATAAACGAATTTGTAGAGCATTTTACAAAGGAGCTTAAAGAAAAAGAAGCTCTTGCAGGTAAAGAAAACCTAAACATGTTTATCCGCTATCAATACTTGCAGGCTATCGACAAAAAATGGCTCGACCATCTTGAAAATTTGGAGTCCTTGCGCGAAGCCGTTTATCTTCGCTCCTACGGACAAAAAAATCCTTTAACCGAATACAAACTTGAAGGCTTCGATATTTTTTATTCCATGCTTGACGATATAAGAATCGAAATAGCCTCCCGTCTTGTCCGTGTTCAAATCAGCACGGAAGAAGAAGCCCATGCTTCACGCCAAATGCGTTCCATTCAGGGAAATGCTCAGCACAACTCAATGGGAAGTTTTTCGGGTGCAGGTCAGGGAATGGGACCCACAGCCCTTTCTTCACGAAGCCGTCCTGAAAATGCTCAGGTTGTGCGTACCGTTCCCAAGGTCGGAAGAAACGATCCATGTCCCTGCGGCAGCGGAAAAAAATACAAACACTGCTGCGGAAAAAACGGGTGA
- the era gene encoding GTPase Era, whose translation MNSGVVTIIGRPSAGKSTFLNTASGEKVSIVSSIPQTTRNAIRGIVNTTKGQIVFIDTPGYHKSEKKLNLKLQEIAKTRLEEGDAVLYLIDLSREFGEEEKNICSLLIPLQNKTVIGLNKADLKSSKAELVKKELLSLLPNIPQERIFEISALKDKGINEILSLLIELLPEGEALYPEDIYTDQDVVFRITEIIREQAILHTREEIPHALYSGVEDAEMRKNGKELWVRAFLYVEKESQKAMLIGKGAAVIKSIRIKSMAELRKIFPYKVQLDLQVRVNKNWRQKDNIIKKISY comes from the coding sequence ATGAACAGCGGAGTTGTAACGATAATAGGCCGCCCTTCAGCCGGAAAGTCAACCTTTTTAAATACGGCTTCAGGCGAAAAGGTTTCGATTGTCTCATCAATTCCGCAAACCACCCGAAACGCAATTAGGGGTATCGTAAACACTACCAAGGGACAAATAGTTTTTATAGATACCCCCGGCTACCACAAATCTGAAAAAAAATTAAACCTAAAACTTCAAGAAATCGCGAAAACCCGATTAGAAGAAGGGGATGCTGTTTTATATCTGATAGACCTTTCACGGGAATTCGGAGAGGAAGAAAAAAATATCTGTTCTCTTCTTATCCCCCTGCAAAACAAAACCGTAATAGGCCTAAACAAAGCCGACCTCAAATCCTCAAAAGCTGAACTTGTAAAAAAAGAGCTTTTAAGCCTCTTACCCAATATTCCGCAAGAAAGAATCTTTGAAATTTCCGCCCTAAAAGATAAGGGCATAAACGAAATTCTTTCCCTCCTCATAGAGCTCCTCCCCGAAGGAGAAGCCCTCTACCCCGAAGACATCTACACGGATCAGGATGTAGTCTTTAGGATTACGGAGATTATAAGGGAACAAGCCATTCTTCACACAAGGGAAGAAATCCCTCACGCCCTCTATTCAGGGGTAGAAGATGCCGAAATGCGTAAAAACGGTAAAGAACTCTGGGTTCGAGCCTTCCTCTATGTCGAAAAAGAAAGCCAAAAGGCTATGCTCATAGGCAAGGGAGCCGCAGTAATTAAGAGCATAAGGATAAAATCCATGGCCGAACTGCGTAAAATTTTCCCCTACAAGGTTCAATTGGATCTTCAAGTCCGCGTAAACAAAAACTGGCGTCAAAAAGATAATATCATAAAAAAAATCTCATATTAA
- a CDS encoding right-handed parallel beta-helix repeat-containing protein: protein MKKLLKILTMVAAVLTTAVLFTTCKQFLDDPEDFLSYWAAEVVPTGYDIDIAKPYLISNDGVICVPSNNYLLSDGSVTVTIYLRNPKKFSLVMPSSTSSALDVQKIIRFPGFDADHQPKYSADNDYTLEQTPDKQALKLKYKSSFLKKHEWGTADIGPEITLKSTDGRQFNKKFSLNLKVNTAPSFDYKGVGKTYAGGKWYYVLIFQAKNMEQSATAGHYVHEDIEKLHIVKQDESAAHYTVSNIDFPNKKINWTDSYKFLSGATQLAAEDCEGTPPPLPTGDWLIYFKTDVEVSTSSALKTYEAWLSDKAGLLSNKVQGSTCIRKIGDIEVLSTPPHSSGTGSFSDRYKINCDGDGVQLEVWCQTPDEDVNILYWIWKENPTTQLIKSGEETASPNNHLKTIRLSAPADIGDTIRYKVKFNAKKTPGFGDNERFVYYELKRKVGSVIDGNEPNAWAKLKYAVEYENEPEITIKNTIKAQNSSITIGVQTIKNYEQINVGREVKIKGFDANAVINADSKCRIFNVANNKKLTLEKLKLTGGRALGSDDAANSGGGIYAGSGTTITMTGCTFDGNVASYDTNTGSSGLGGAVYAVQAANVIIKNCIFDKNMILTNGVHGVHDGETGKGGAVCMVSTANVTIEGCTFTGNKAKDGSGVCAFKPSNVTITKCIFKNNINALKGTAGYGGAVCALDGANVIITDCTLTGNKAKYGGAVAAIKNDGSTNPSYITIKGGIIGGTGDEDANIAKGSSYGGGIYVGEGCNLTLKKKSDGRPVQIIGNMADHGGGLYAEKATVIMTGCIFKGNKEELPNNPSYVSQMEGGAICAYGSTVTINDCTFRGNKAVFGGAIYASKLKPSQALSTNNPASYITIKGGIIGGTEPNDANKADNLKDSGFGGGIYVGGDCSLTLQDFTAIKSVKILGNTARMLGNGIYVGRNGKLNMQGGTQVNENNDVYLGLSSNIYLSGELTTSGTAALITPDVYDSSVQVLDGSIITGTPQNYKKFKVTPKDGIPWYVASTGFLTTVEP, encoded by the coding sequence ATGAAAAAACTTTTAAAGATTTTAACTATGGTTGCGGCAGTGTTGACAACTGCCGTATTATTTACAACTTGTAAACAGTTTTTGGATGACCCTGAAGATTTTTTAAGCTATTGGGCTGCGGAAGTTGTCCCTACAGGTTATGATATTGATATTGCTAAGCCTTACCTAATAAGTAATGATGGTGTGATATGTGTGCCGTCGAATAATTATTTGTTGTCGGATGGTTCTGTAACGGTTACGATTTACTTGCGAAATCCTAAAAAATTCAGCCTAGTTATGCCTTCTTCTACATCCTCGGCATTAGATGTGCAAAAAATTATCCGTTTTCCTGGATTTGATGCAGATCATCAGCCTAAATACAGTGCAGACAATGATTATACATTAGAGCAAACACCGGATAAGCAGGCACTGAAGCTTAAATATAAATCGTCCTTTTTGAAGAAGCACGAATGGGGAACTGCCGACATAGGCCCCGAAATTACACTCAAGTCAACAGACGGCAGACAATTCAATAAGAAGTTTAGTTTGAACCTAAAGGTGAACACAGCTCCTTCTTTTGACTACAAGGGCGTGGGGAAAACATATGCAGGAGGAAAATGGTACTATGTGCTTATATTCCAAGCAAAGAACATGGAACAATCGGCAACAGCAGGGCATTATGTACATGAAGACATAGAAAAGCTGCACATCGTAAAACAAGATGAATCCGCAGCTCATTACACCGTATCCAATATAGATTTTCCCAATAAAAAAATTAACTGGACGGACAGCTACAAGTTCTTATCCGGTGCAACTCAGTTGGCCGCAGAGGACTGTGAGGGTACACCGCCCCCACTCCCTACAGGTGACTGGCTCATATATTTTAAAACGGATGTCGAGGTTTCTACTTCATCTGCGTTAAAAACATACGAGGCATGGCTCAGCGATAAGGCGGGCCTCCTTTCAAATAAAGTTCAGGGCAGCACTTGTATAAGAAAGATCGGAGATATAGAGGTACTGTCAACTCCTCCTCACTCAAGCGGAACCGGTTCATTCTCAGATCGATACAAGATAAACTGTGACGGGGACGGTGTGCAATTGGAAGTATGGTGCCAAACCCCAGATGAAGATGTAAATATTTTATATTGGATTTGGAAAGAAAATCCTACTACTCAGTTAATAAAAAGCGGAGAAGAAACGGCAAGTCCGAATAACCATCTAAAAACTATACGGCTTTCTGCACCCGCCGACATAGGAGACACAATAAGGTATAAAGTAAAGTTTAATGCAAAAAAGACGCCGGGCTTTGGCGATAACGAAAGATTCGTCTACTACGAGCTGAAACGGAAAGTGGGTTCGGTAATTGACGGCAACGAACCTAACGCATGGGCTAAGCTAAAATATGCCGTCGAATACGAAAATGAACCTGAGATTACCATAAAAAACACAATAAAAGCGCAAAACAGCAGCATAACCATAGGCGTACAAACCATAAAGAATTACGAACAAATAAATGTGGGCCGAGAGGTTAAAATAAAGGGTTTTGATGCAAATGCAGTTATTAATGCCGATTCTAAATGCCGCATCTTTAATGTGGCAAACAATAAAAAGCTTACGCTTGAAAAACTGAAACTTACAGGCGGAAGGGCTCTGGGATCAGACGATGCAGCCAACTCAGGCGGCGGCATATACGCCGGCTCAGGCACAACCATTACTATGACCGGCTGCACTTTTGACGGCAATGTTGCCTCATATGACACGAACACGGGATCATCCGGCTTAGGCGGTGCCGTTTATGCAGTTCAGGCGGCGAATGTTATCATAAAAAACTGTATTTTTGATAAAAACATGATCTTAACCAATGGTGTCCACGGCGTGCACGATGGGGAAACTGGTAAAGGCGGTGCCGTCTGCATGGTTAGCACGGCGAATGTTACCATAGAAGGCTGCACCTTTACGGGCAACAAGGCTAAGGACGGCAGCGGTGTCTGCGCATTTAAACCAAGTAATGTTACCATAACAAAGTGCATCTTTAAGAACAACATAAACGCACTCAAAGGCACAGCCGGCTACGGTGGTGCCGTCTGTGCACTTGATGGTGCTAATGTTATCATAACAGACTGCACCCTTACCGGCAACAAGGCGAAGTACGGCGGTGCCGTCGCTGCAATAAAGAATGACGGTTCTACCAATCCCTCCTACATAACAATCAAAGGCGGAATCATCGGCGGCACGGGAGATGAAGATGCAAACATAGCAAAGGGAAGCAGCTACGGCGGCGGTATCTATGTCGGCGAGGGCTGCAACTTGACACTGAAAAAAAAATCCGATGGAAGGCCCGTACAGATTATAGGTAATATGGCAGACCACGGCGGCGGCCTGTATGCTGAAAAAGCAACCGTTATAATGACCGGATGTATATTTAAGGGCAACAAGGAGGAGTTACCTAATAACCCTAGTTATGTAAGCCAAATGGAAGGCGGTGCCATTTGTGCATACGGCTCAACTGTTACCATAAATGACTGTACCTTTAGGGGCAACAAGGCGGTTTTCGGCGGCGCAATCTACGCAAGTAAGCTCAAGCCTAGTCAAGCTCTTTCCACTAATAACCCTGCCTCCTACATAACAATCAAAGGCGGAATCATCGGCGGTACGGAGCCAAATGATGCAAACAAAGCGGACAACCTTAAAGACAGCGGCTTTGGCGGCGGTATCTATGTCGGTGGTGATTGCTCCCTGACACTGCAAGATTTTACGGCAATAAAGAGTGTGAAAATTTTAGGCAACACGGCAAGAATGTTAGGCAACGGCATATATGTAGGAAGAAACGGAAAACTAAATATGCAAGGCGGTACACAAGTTAACGAAAACAACGATGTGTATTTGGGCTTGTCCAGTAATATATACCTTTCCGGTGAGTTGACCACAAGCGGTACAGCGGCACTCATTACGCCTGATGTCTACGATTCCTCCGTGCAAGTGCTTGACGGCAGTATAATAACGGGTACACCGCAAAACTACAAAAAGTTTAAGGTAACGCCGAAAGATGGTATTCCTTGGTATGTCGCCTCAACTGGTTTTTTGACGACTGTTGAGCCTTAA
- the purN gene encoding phosphoribosylglycinamide formyltransferase, which yields MKKKLAVLVSGNGSNLQAVIDGIKNGSIDYKIEAVVSNKKEAFALSRAEREGIKTIYLPFKKGSSRNEYDALLAEKVKEFKPDYVLLLGWMRILTDSFISSFKDRLINLHPALPGTFPGTEAIERQYEAFMKGEISRCGIMTHFVPDEGVDSGPVIFTEEVPVFKGDRLEDFEKRVHEAEHRLVIKTLKFLSKV from the coding sequence ATGAAAAAAAAACTTGCGGTGCTGGTTTCGGGAAACGGGTCTAATCTTCAAGCCGTAATTGACGGAATAAAAAACGGCTCCATTGATTATAAGATTGAGGCTGTGGTTTCAAACAAAAAAGAAGCCTTTGCTCTCAGCCGTGCCGAAAGGGAGGGAATAAAGACTATTTATCTTCCTTTTAAAAAAGGCTCATCTCGAAATGAATATGATGCTCTCCTTGCCGAAAAGGTTAAGGAGTTTAAGCCCGATTATGTTTTATTATTAGGCTGGATGAGAATTTTAACTGACAGCTTTATATCTTCGTTTAAGGATAGGCTTATAAATCTTCATCCGGCCCTGCCCGGAACATTTCCGGGGACGGAGGCTATCGAAAGGCAGTACGAGGCCTTTATGAAGGGGGAAATTTCACGCTGCGGGATTATGACCCACTTTGTCCCGGATGAAGGAGTCGATTCGGGGCCTGTAATTTTTACTGAGGAAGTTCCGGTTTTTAAGGGAGACAGGCTTGAAGATTTTGAAAAAAGAGTGCATGAGGCGGAACATCGCCTTGTAATAAAAACGCTAAAATTTTTATCAAAGGTTTGA